Below is a window of Paramisgurnus dabryanus chromosome 20, PD_genome_1.1, whole genome shotgun sequence DNA.
AAAGTGAAAGATGCACAAATGTTGATGCAGGTTTGCTGTCGTGATAAGACTTTTATTTTCTGGGCATGTGGTTGCTTTTACTCGGAGCGCACAACAGATCTACACAGAACAAGGAGGTCAGAACCACACCAAACATCTTATTCACTGAAGGCCAGAGTTCAGCTGGACAGAACCTCATCGGACCGCCTTAGGGACTCGCAAAAGAATGTGGATGACAACTATACCCGATCTGATCAGATcgtagtgtttttttttgggggggggggtttgaCTTTAATGGCCGAATGTAGACAGTAGTACAAGATAAACGTGGCTACAAAACACCActatataaaaattttaatactTTCATAATGCAATGAAACTAGTTATTGTAGAGTTTTACaggtattttattttacatctttggTTACCCCACCCCAAtgtattgtgtgtttattttctCTCTTATCATAAATGCATCCCGTACTGATTCCCAACATCAGGGTTCAGCTCAGATCCTGAAGGGtcacagtcctgcagagtttagcttcaaccttAATCAAAAGTAATATCGAAGACCTTGGTTTGAGTAGTGGTTGGAACTAAATTCTGCAGGATTGTGTCCTTTTAGGATCGGAGTTGTGTACCACATCATGAGTTGAATGTAGTCTGAGCAGAACATAACTGTAAATGTACTGTAACAGGGATTGAGATTTAAATCCGATCCGCCCGGAGTCTATTGCTATCTGGGAATGTAAAATGCATCTCTCATTTGTGATTCAAAACAGAGTCTCGTACCCTAAAAGAAGAACTTGGCCAAAAACTGATTAACCTTGCAAGCACATGACTGAACTATTCGTAAGATGAAAGAATGTCTGTAAACCACACGCTTAGGTTCACTACTATTTTTATTGGTGATTTGAAGTGGtcgattttttttgtgtgtgtgtgtgaattgtCACTCTAGCAAACGCTGTGTATCTCTGGGTGTGCTATGGATACAAATCCTTGTGTTCTTTTACACTTATATAAgtgtattcatatatatatatatgaatatacAGCGTATATTTGACCTGCCATCCTACCAGTGGGTTTGCTATTTATACAGGTCTGggcacttttttattttgataggCTGCCTCCAGATTTGCATGTTTTATATTGATGTACTGTTTGAGCATAAATTGAAGCATATGTAGCCGTGTTGTTTGGAGACCCTGTATAACATTTGCTTATTTTTGTACACAAAAGTAGTTAAAGAAGTATATAGCTGTGAATGTAGTAAAGGAAGTAaagttttaatataaatttttgGTCTGTAACCGTTCTTCAATCAcatgctcacacacacacacacacactgcataTACATTGGAGTTCACAGTTGGAGAACAATTTATAAAACGTTTTTCTGAAATGTTAATCTTCATCACTTaaaatttaaaggaatattagTTGTGGGTATACCAATGTTCTAGGGTGTTTTACAATATAACCAAGCCACTTTAACAGATATAGTTGTgtatagcagtggttctcaaatttTCGGCCCCCCTTGtttacggtgcattcctttgcggcccccccaaagaaaatttatgacaagaaactgttctaaaattttacattttaattaaacaaaacattaagttatacaaagtagtgctgttggtaagtagccttatttttttttaggtttaattacacagaattcatgataaatgaatgtattttataaaatgtcataaaactgggggccccctggcaccatctcgcggccccccggaccccagtttgagaaccactggtgtaTAGTGTTCAATCTATCAGCAGTTTCATTTTGTCCATATAGTTAAAAAAAGAGACCATACAAAAGTAGTTTATAGATTCagtagtttataaaatgcaaaagGTGGCAGATAAATCAaataacttaatttttaaacatTACTTGTGCCCCTGGAAAATCAACTGCAATCTTTTTGAAATGTTCAGTTCAGAAACCCTGTATTCAGTATATTAGCATGTTGCTCTACAAAGATATTGCTCAATACTAAAGTATACAAATAGCAAACATATCCCATTGTGAACTATGGTATATAATCAAAAATGTTCTTATTGTGAACTGTGCACCTGTCAAAAAACTATAGTACTATTTGAATATACTGATTGGAAAATACAATTTACAGTTCCTGCAGTATTTAACTAAACCAATAAGGTATAATATAAATTGTACATGTTACTAATTGTACATCAATAAACACTGCAAACACTTTTAAACAAGTAAATATTGGAGAGAAATCTCATTGGAATGATCAGGAAGTGTGAACAGGTCaagagttaaagggacactccacttttttttaattagatttttaccgttttgggaTTCTTTCAGCTGAtttctgggtctggcggtaccacttttagcatagcttagcataatccattgaatctgattagaccattagcattgcgctaaaaaaataaccaaagagtttcatttaatcgtcagtcttagtacacaatgtaactacagaagagtcaagttttaaataggaaaaatatcgaacctctttggttattttttgtgcgatgctaatggtctaatcggattcaatggattgtgctaagctatgctaaaaatggtacctCCAGAACTGGAGattagctgaatggattccaaaatggtaaaaatcaaatgtttaactctaggggagctggaaatgagcatattttcaaaaaagtggagtgtccctttaaagggaaaTTCAGGAACTGATTATCAGTAAGAATGTATTTACTTTCATAACACTGTTATGAGTCAGAGATGTATCTAAACAGAACATTTTTTGCATCCAAAATTTTTGAAATCACAAAATTATTGCTGGAAAAACACGTTGCAAGACCTCTCCCTGCATGGGAATGTCTGATTAGAAATTATGTTAAATTGATAAAAGGctgattttaattattaaatgcatactATTTTTGACTATTTTACTGCCAGTGAGAAACCTACGTAAAGCAATATGTTATGAAAACCCTGAGTATAAGAACGCATCATGATATAAAGTTGTGTAAAACTTTTACCACAAATCAGTAAACCTTAACACTCTTTTACACAGCAATACagaaaatgctataaaaataaCATCTGGGCTGAATCCAATTCCGATGTTCACTCTTAAAGTATACTGCACATATAGGAATACTGCATGTAACAGGAAGTGCCCTTGTAACCATAGTAACATGTTTTAATCCTGTTTCACAGCCCGAGGTTTGTAATAGATGACTGTAGCTGTGACCCACAAGTTCAGCATGCTCATCACGACAAACCGAACAAGGACTGCAATAAAAAGTATGAAAGAGTTAACCAAAATCAAAAGCAAACAACATCTAATCACCTCTTACTCACCTTGTGTGTCTCCTGTGGTGATTGTGGTAGTAAAGATCCTCGCTGAAAAATAGAGCAAACATTCAATATCTACATGATTAACTGTTAGAAAGCAAAGTATCGGAATGTAATGCATTAGCCTGCTTGTGTGTAAACAATTCTTTGTGTCACTTACCCAGACATGTATATGTGGCCAGACCCCAGGTGAGAGCGCTGACCTGTCTGGAGTCCTTAGATTGCCACAGACACTGGAGTTGCGCCAGTTTACTGCCTGCACTAATAAATGTGCAAAGACTCTGAAAGGAAAAAGAGGAAAAACTGAGAAACCTTATGCTTTTTCCAAATGAACAAAAATACCTTTGCTTTTTAAATAGACTTTTATGAAACTAATTCAATCTCAGGTAAAGCAGTAGTGGAGTATTCTCACCATGGCTAGATCAATCACCCACTTCTGAACTGTAAGCAGCTGCCATCCACCAATAAACCTGATTCTTTAAGTTAGGGATCAATCAAATTATATCATATACATTAAATACATATACAAATTTGGATAAAGACAAAACAAAATTGACAAAATTCCACCATTTCAAAAATTCTAATCACTTTGAGGTGGAACTCTATTTCTCGAAAATCACTTCCCGACTCCGTTGTGAACTGTGCACCTGTCACAGTTCAAAACGTGCAGTGCATAAAAATGTGACCTTGTCTGTGAACTCCAGTTTAAAGTTTTATCATCTAAATGAGATTAGGAagattaaagtttgatttcaattatTGATTTCAATTTTTGACACGCCTTACTCAGACAATATTAAAgacatcaaggttatattttcacagaatgttctttacatcatCTTGATGATGATCTTGATGAGAACAACAAGGATACACTGCTGCGTATATAAGGCTGTGCTTCAGGTTCCTGTTGTAATGTAGGATCAAAAGCAGCACAATGACATCTGCAAACATTGAGTTTAACACAAACTGTCACGTGTCACTGTTCCCACATgaaagctgtgtcccaattcaaaggctgcgaccttctaaggacgaaTTCTAAGACCGATTGGGTCACAGCAGCGCAATgtaggccgtttctcaattcgaaggctgcagcctccggaggtcattaagcctggtttatttaagttaactgagcaatACAATCGCAAGTcataaacatattacaacaatttacgattaactaagaataacagTCAAGTTTATAATTGTTagtattctgaaataagatttgatgacgtatacagactacaaatgcgacctccggaggctgcagccttcgttGTGAGAAATGGCCAATGGATCCTTCACAGCCTAggccagtggttcccaaactttttcagcgtgtggccccccttgtgtacggtgcattccttcgcggcccccccaaagaaaatttgtgacaaaaaactgttctaaaactcaacattttaataaaaaatacattagattatacaaaaaagtagtacttttggttagtagccttattttttttaggtttaattacacagaattcatgataaatgaatgtatttcataaaatgtcataaaactggggcccccctggcaccatcttgcggcccccagtttgaaaaccactggcctaggctatcccaagattcattACGCACCTGTAACGGCTGAATATGACGGCTGCatattttatatctttattaataaaagtgtgtatttagAAAAATAAGGTAATTGTCACTGCTTtagttatgtttttattctgtgtatgttgcgtatatttctaaggttgattagaAACTGTTGTTTCGTTTAATCTACATCCAGGGGCGCAATGAACAGTTTCAAGGGGGGTATGCGAGACAGAATTTTGGGCCCCTTTCTTTAGatgattgtttgattttcatactataatGTGTAGCTATAGAAAATTACTCAATTGAGtgcgtttatttaattttacaagtcgcatttgcacctaaaaataaatgcatgaagcgaaaaaaaaaagatttaggcTATTCGAAAAACGAATACCATTTTAATCTGGAATtgcaaaaaacatttacatgacTGATTTTAAAGAGATCACTAAAAGAAGAATAATGCATGGAGATGCATTTCTGAATCTATGGAAATCTATGGAAGGCGCTTTGAAAGTCAGGGCAGTCAAGTTTTCTGTGCGGTTTTAGAAGcgaaatgtgtacatttatgtttagcctataatagttcattcttcagagttcaattcaattcataTTGATGATCTTTATAGTCCATttagtccatttaaaaatgttcttacaaacCGATTGTATTCATCAGAAAACACCActtatattctctttatgtcgTTGTTCTCTGTGCGTGTGGTATGTGTTTCCCACAACCCCCACACGCGTCCTCCGCTCATGACAAAAAGCGTGGTCggcaaaagttttaaaaattaatatgaCGTAGATTTTTGACGTAGTCTCGCCCACGCACGCCCTTAGCCAGTGACACAGAAATTGCA
It encodes the following:
- the slc66a3 gene encoding solute carrier family 66 member 3 — translated: MEGNAALHFANFSTLFVCMVLKFPQIFVLMRAKATTGFSLKSLLLELVGFIVFMSYQMYYDYPPVTYLEYPILVAQDVIVLLLILHYNRNLKHSLIYAAVFIGGWQLLTVQKWVIDLAMSLCTFISAGSKLAQLQCLWQSKDSRQVSALTWGLATYTCLARIFTTTITTGDTQVLVRFVVMSMLNLWVTATVIYYKPRAVKQD